TTTCTGACGAGCGAGAACCCACGAGTGATCCGATTGCACTTTGTTGAAGAACGCTCGCGAAGGATCAGGTAGACCGTGAACGACCGCGCAGATGCGATAGATCTAAGGCGGCTCATCTATTTCGTTGCAGTGGCGGAGGAGCTGCATTTTGGGCGGGCAGCAGCGCGGCTTGCAATCGCGCAGCCACCGCTCAGCCGCCAGGTAGCTCAGCTCGAAGCCGATTTGGGGGTCATACTCATTGACCGCAGCCGGATGCAGATACGTTTGACCCAAGCCGGATCTGTCCTGCTTGAGCGTGCACGCGACGTCTTGGAACGGCTCGATCGCGCCCAGCGCGAGATAAAGCGAATCGGAGAAGGTTTTTCGGGACATCTTCGCGTCGCGTTCGTTGGCTCAGCTACTTATGGTGTTCTTCCTAACGTCATCAAGGCATTTCGTTTGGCATATCCAGAAGTCGAACTGGCACTGTCGGCGATGAACAATGCTGAGCTGAAGCGGGCCGTCATCCAGCGCGAAATCGACATTGCCGTCGCACGGCCATCACTAGATGATGAGGAACTTAAAGTGGAACCTCTTCACCATGAGCCCCTGATTCTCGCTTTGCCCGCCGCGTTAGCGTCGGCTCAAGCGCGCCCAATACGGCTGGCAGATATCAAGAGCAATACGTTCGTTCTTTACCCGCGAAAGCCACGCCCGAGCTTCGCCGATTACATTCTCAAGATCTGTCTGGATGAGGGCTTCATTCCCAAATCGCAGGTGCTGGCCCAGGATTTTCAGACCGCAATCAGTCTTATTTCCGTCGGAGTCGGGATTGCGCTGGTACCGGAATCCGTTTCCCAGTCGGAACGACCAGGCGTCACTTATTGCACTTATATAGGAAGCAATCCTGGCGCGTCTCTCTCGCTGAACTACAGGCGCGATAACCGCATGCCTCATCTCTTCAACTTCCTGAAGATTGCGAAAAAGGTCACGTCGGCACGCGCGGGACTGAAAGCGTGACTCGTGACTATGTTGCTCGATCTCTCGACGCATGCCGCGCGCCGAACCTCTTGCAAACACGCTCTTTCGGCTTTCGACGGCTTGACCATGGCTGCCCTGCCCACTGACTGGAATTGCCATATACATTCGCGTTGCAACGATGTTAGCGTGGTGCTTTGTCTCGCGTTGCGGTCGTGACCACGACACAATGCCGTTCGGATGCGAGAACTAGGAACTGCGGAGTGAACTGGACTGCGAAAGGTTCAACTTTACGTGGTCGACAAATCCCGGGGAGGTTGACCAATGCTCGCGGAAAAAATCCCGATCAACGTCAAGCGTGGCGACAGCTTCGACCACTGGCATGAGGTCACTTGCCGCAACTACTCCGTGACGGAATGTAGACCCGTCTCCATCAAACATTTCTGCGCGCATATCTCGGTTTGGCGGTTCGGCGCACTGGTGATCAGCGACCTGTCCTGCAGCACCGCCGTCGATAACTTGATCACAATCACCCGCACGCCGGCCCACCTTCGAAGAGATTGTCGGGACGACTTTCAGCTATGGCTTATAACTGCGGGTAGCGCGGTATTTGCACAGGGCGGGCTCGAAGCACGGATGCAGCCCGGCGACTTGGTCCTGCAGGACCAGGCTCGCCCTTTCGCTCTGGAGTTCGGTCCCCGGCACGACGCCATATTGATAACAATTCCGCGCCCCCTGATGATCTCGCGCCTACCCGCAGCGAGCAAGTTCGTTGCCCGTCGAATCTCAGGCGACACAAATCTCGGGAAACTGTCCGCCGCGATTATACGTCAATCAATTGCGCTGGGGGACACGTCCGACGAGGTAGCCGGGCGCGTCGGTTCTTCGGCGCTCGATATTTTGGCTACCACGATTGAGGTTCAGCTGGCGGAAAGAACGGATGACACCACGGCGCAGACGCGGCGCCTGGCTCAGGTGCAACGATTTGTCAGGGCAAACCTCCACAATCCCAAGCTGGACCTCGATACGATCGCCAAGATCCAGAAAATGTCAACTCGCACCCTCAATCGCCTGTTTGCATCGGAAGGCACGACGCCAATTCGCTGGTTGTGGCAACAGCGGCTGGCCGCGAGTTTTAACGCACTTGCGGAAGGACACGTCAGTTATGTGACCGACGCGGCATTGAACTTTGGCTTCAGCGATTGTGCGCACTTCAGTCGCGCGTTTAAGGCCGCATATGGCCAATCTCCACAGACGCTTATTCGCGGGCGCATACATCCGCCGTCGGGTTTTGCGGGAATTGCGAGCGACCCGCGCCGCTAACTCGATCTTGGGGCGGCGACAGTCGGTGAGCGCAACCGTGACCGCAGCGCCGACGGAGCTCTGTTTTGGGCTGGGAATTGGCCGGCATGACCTGATTGGAATGCCGTCTCCTGCTTGGTCTCAACCAAGGATGACATCATCCGGCGGAAACATACCCGCCATACTCTTGAACTTCGTCCACCTTATCGGGCGATATCTCTCCCGTGATCGCGCCCTTCTCAATCAGCAGCACGCGATCGGACAAGCGGCGAATGAAGTCGAGGTGTTGTTCAACAACAACGATGGCCAATCCCCGCTCGAGGTGCAACCGGATCAGAACTTGCAGAATTTCGTCCACGATTGAAGGCTGAATTCCCTCCGTCGGCTCGTCCAGCAGGAGCAGCTTGGGACGCCCACAGAGACAGCGCGCAAGCGCCAGTATCTGCTGCTCGCCTCCCGATAACGCTCCTCCGGCGCGATCGAGGATGGAAGCAAGCCGAGGAAACTCGGTCACGATACCCTTGATGGCCTCTTCTTCCGAAAGGTCGCGGCTTGGAACAAAGCCCATCCGCAGATTGTCAAGAGCCGACAGTTTCGGAAAAATGGCGCGACCTTGCGGTACGTAGCCGATACCGGCCCGTGCACGCAAAAACGACGATTTGTGCGTGATATCGGCATCATCAAATCTAATAGCACCGCTTGTCAGTGAGGTCTGTCCGACCAACGTTTTGAGTAGAGTCGTCTTTCCCATTCCGTTGTGTCCGAGCACGCCGATGACCTGACCATCGGTGAGGGTGAAGTTGATGCCCGTGAGGACCGGAATGCGACCGTAACCGGCGTGAACGTTTTCAACTTGGAGCATCACGCAGCAGCCCGCTTGCCGAGATAGATGTCTTTGACTACCTGATCGCTGAAGACCTCTTCGACTCCCCCTTCGATGAGTATCGTTCCCTGATTGAATACCGTAATACGCTTCGCGATGCTTCGAATAAAAGACATATCGTGCTCGACCACAATTATCGGATGCGTTCGATTGATCTCAACGATGAGCGTCGCCGTCTTCACTCGCTCTTCCTCGGTCATCCCGGCGGCAGGCTCGTCTAGCAGGATTAATTCGGGGTCGCCGCATAACACCACCCCCAATTCGACCAACTGGCGCTGACCATGCGCTAGTTGTCCTGCCATGCTGTTCACGAAACCGCCAAGCAACAACCGTTCGACCTGGGTATCGACCGCCTGTTCGATCGCTTTTCCCTTCTTGCGTCGTGCCGCGGCGATCCACAGATTCTCGCGCACCGAGAGGCCGTCGAAGATGCTGGGTTGCTGAGTCTTGATGCCGATGCCAAGCCGGGCGATTTCATGGGCCTGAAGCGACGTGATGTCGTTGCCTCGAAAACGTACGGATCCGCTCGTCGGCTTGATCTGGCCGGTGAGAAGCTTGAAGAAAGTGCTCTTTCCCGCGCCGTTGGGTCCAATCAGACAACGAATTTCGCTTTCCGCGAGCGAAAAGTCGACGCCGCGAATGGCCTGCATGCCGCCGAAATGCTTGACCAGCCCAACCGTCTCGATCAGTGGAGGGGTACTCACGGTTTATCCTTCTGCGGCGCGTTCGTAACTGCGATCGGCCAACGGCGCAGCGAGAGCAGCCAAGGGACCAGCCGGTCCGTCACGATAGGCGCCACGCCCTTGGGAACAAGCAGCACAAAGGCTAACAGAACCGTCCCCAGAATGACGTTCGCATCGATGGTCTGCTGGGATCCAAGGCTTGCGGTCAGCCATGCGATCAACACCGCGCCGATCACTGGGCCAACCAACGTTCCGACTCCCCCGACCATCAGCCAGATGATGATCTGGGCGGATTGAACCACGCTGAACGCCGTCGGGCTTATGAAATTTGCCCACGCCGTAAACAGCCCACCAGCGAGGCCCGCAATCGCGCCGCCGATTGCAAATGCAATCAGCTTGTGGAGCCGCGCATCGTAGCCCAGGAATTCGACCCGACTCTCATTCTCCCTGATTGCGACGAGCACCCGCCCGAACCGCATGCGAAGCAACGCTCGCAATGCGAAGTAGACGAGTATCAGCACGACCATGCAGACGGCGAACATGCCCTCGGGATCGAGCACCACGTCCGGATTAAAGGGCACGTTCAGGGCGGGTACGTTCGGGATCCCGTTGAATCCGCCGAGAGGAACGTCGCCAATACGATACTGCGGCCCCGCGGTCGAATTGACCACGTTATAGAAGATCAGCGTCACCGTCAGGGTGATCACCCCGACGTAGACGTCACTGATGCGCGCATAGAACATGAAATAGCCGAGCGTGGCCGCGAGCAGGGCCGGCAACGCCATCGCGATTGCCATAGGGATGGTGCTGTCTCCAAGATTGAGCACACCCACCGCGTAGGCGTAGCCCCCCAGGCCGAAGAAGGCGGAATGGCCGAAGCAAAGAATCCCGCCATAGCCCCAGATGAAGGCCAGGCTGAGGGCGAGAATGGCGAAGATCACATACAACGTGGCCCGCAGAAGAGCGAACAAGTCAAGTGCGAGAGGCAACCCGATGAGCAGCGCAATCCCGATGACGCCTACTGCGAAAAGGGAAGCATTGGAGCGAACAAAAGCGTACATCAGAGTGCTCGTCGGAAATATCGGCCGGTGATCCCGTTTGGCAACAGACGGATCAAGATAACCGCGCCAATAAGCAGCGCCACCTCCCCGTAGACGGGGTTGGAGACGAATGTTGCAAGTTGATTGACGAATCCGAATACGGCGGAAGCCGAAATCGTACCCACAAGCGGCGCCGGCCCGCCGCCTATGACGGTGATGAAGGCACGACCAATATAGGACCCGCCGATGGACGGGAAAACACCGGAGATCGGCGCGAGCACCCCCCCGGCCAGTCCGGCGAGCCCCGCGCCAAACGCAAATGTTGTTGCATAGATCCTCGAGGTATCAACACCCAGGGCTGCAGCCATCTCGGCGTTCTGCATCGTTCCCCTGGCTAACAGCCCGAGCCGCGTCGTGCGCAAGACCGCATACACCCCGGCAATCGTGACCGTCGACATGAAGATGACAAAGAGCCCATAGCCACTCGCTTGATAGTCTCCCACCTTGATCGCTGGCAGGGGAGCCGGAACGCCTTCGGTGTGATCGCCGAAAACCATTGTCAGGCAGCCGACTATGAATAGGCTCAGCCCCCAGGTCGCCAGCATTGTTTCCACCATCCGTCCGTACAGATGACGCATGATGACGCGCTCAACGAGCAACCCGATGATGGCCACCGTGATCGGTGGGACAATCAGGATCGCAATCCATATGTTGACGTGAAAATGGGTTGCGACAGCGGCGCTGTAGCTGCCCATGACCATAAACTCTCCGTGTGCCAGGTTTATAATGCGCATCATGCCGAAGACGACGGCAAGGCCGATGCTCATGAGAGCCAACGTCGCAATGCCGTTAACGAAATCAATTCCAACGAGGATGACGAAATCCAACTAAATATCTCCAGAATTGGACCGAGAGGTCGTGCGAGCGCTGTTTCTCAGACGATGTTACGATCGTACTACCGGCGGGCCGCAGACACCTGAATGACAATCACGTCTCACTTGACAGTGATCACGTACTGCTTCGATTCACGGGGATTCCTCTTCAAGTCACAGACTGCGGCAACATCGATCGGCTTGCGCTGGGGCAGCGTATCGAGAATGACGGTCTTCTTGTCCTTGAATTTTGCGAGGCGAACGTCAAAGATGCTGTGATGGGTTTGCGGATCGATCATTATTTTTCCGCTCGGCCCATCGATCGTCAGTCCGCTCTCAAGCGCCTCGATCACCTTGTCGCGGTCGATCGTGCCTGCCTTCTTGACACCCTCGGCCCACTGCAGGACGCCTAGGTAGCTCGACATCGTCAAGTCCGTCACCGGCGGATAGTCAGCCCCCATCTTCGCGCGGAAGCGCCGCAAGAAGTCCTTGTTTGCGGGAGTGTCGATATCCTCTACATAGTTGTACGCAACAACGATACCGTTGGACTCTTCATTCGTGAGTACCATCTGCTCATTGCTACCCCCAAAGGTGGTCGACATGATCGGAATCTTGCCGGACAACCCAGCCGCATTGAACTGCCGATAGAACGAGATCGGGCCGCCACCGACAAGCACTGTCATGATCCAGTCGGGCTTCGCAGCCTGGATTTTGGAAATTGTGCTGCTGAAGTTAGTCGCGTCAATCGGGAAGAACTCAGTACCGATAACCCCCCCGCCCCGCTCCTTGGCATACTTCTTCACCCAGTCGGAGCTGATCTGGCCATAGTTGTAGTCCGCGGCAAGAATATAGCCCTTCTTTCCCCAGGTCTTCACTGCGTAGTCGACCATCACCTCGGTATTGTGTCCGGGGGTCGCGCCATCTACGAACACGTTCCGGTCGCAGACACCGCCTTCATACGGCATCGAATAGAAGTAGAGCGTCTTGTACCTGTTGAGCACCGGCCGGATGATTTCGCGCGAGGCGGACGTAATTCCTCCGTGCACGACGGCAACCTTGCTCTTGAGCGCCGCCTCCTGGGCATATTGCGCGTAAAGCTGCATATTGGACTGGGTATCGAAGCTGACGACCTTTATCTGACGGCCAAGCAGCCCGCCGGCTGCATTCAGTTCGTCCACCGCAAACTTGAGAGCGTCGGACATCGACTTTCCGTACGCTTCAAGACCGCCGGACAGGTCGTACATGCTGCCGACGACAATCGGGCCGCCTTCCGCAACGGCTTGGCGAAGCAATGTGGGAGCGAACACCGTCGCAGCCGCACCGCCCTTCAGCAAGGATCTTCGATTCATAACCATGGCAATGCCTCCCCCCGGGGCTATTGATCACAACAGGTTGACCGATCGGAGGTTAGCTCGGACTTTGGTCCCCCGCTTGCTTGGAGTTGCCACGAGATTGTCTGAGTGTGCCAGTCAATCGCTTTTCCGGCTGCGCTGACAAGTCCGCTCGCGTAGCCTGCCCTCAGGGGCTGTCGAGCACCAGGCTCTCTGGCTTGTCATTATTAGTGAAGC
This portion of the Bradyrhizobium sp. AZCC 2262 genome encodes:
- a CDS encoding ATP-binding cassette domain-containing protein translates to MQAIRGVDFSLAESEIRCLIGPNGAGKSTFFKLLTGQIKPTSGSVRFRGNDITSLQAHEIARLGIGIKTQQPSIFDGLSVRENLWIAAARRKKGKAIEQAVDTQVERLLLGGFVNSMAGQLAHGQRQLVELGVVLCGDPELILLDEPAAGMTEEERVKTATLIVEINRTHPIIVVEHDMSFIRSIAKRITVFNQGTILIEGGVEEVFSDQVVKDIYLGKRAAA
- a CDS encoding urea ABC transporter substrate-binding protein encodes the protein MVMNRRSLLKGGAAATVFAPTLLRQAVAEGGPIVVGSMYDLSGGLEAYGKSMSDALKFAVDELNAAGGLLGRQIKVVSFDTQSNMQLYAQYAQEAALKSKVAVVHGGITSASREIIRPVLNRYKTLYFYSMPYEGGVCDRNVFVDGATPGHNTEVMVDYAVKTWGKKGYILAADYNYGQISSDWVKKYAKERGGGVIGTEFFPIDATNFSSTISKIQAAKPDWIMTVLVGGGPISFYRQFNAAGLSGKIPIMSTTFGGSNEQMVLTNEESNGIVVAYNYVEDIDTPANKDFLRRFRAKMGADYPPVTDLTMSSYLGVLQWAEGVKKAGTIDRDKVIEALESGLTIDGPSGKIMIDPQTHHSIFDVRLAKFKDKKTVILDTLPQRKPIDVAAVCDLKRNPRESKQYVITVK
- a CDS encoding LysR family transcriptional regulator, whose product is MNDRADAIDLRRLIYFVAVAEELHFGRAAARLAIAQPPLSRQVAQLEADLGVILIDRSRMQIRLTQAGSVLLERARDVLERLDRAQREIKRIGEGFSGHLRVAFVGSATYGVLPNVIKAFRLAYPEVELALSAMNNAELKRAVIQREIDIAVARPSLDDEELKVEPLHHEPLILALPAALASAQARPIRLADIKSNTFVLYPRKPRPSFADYILKICLDEGFIPKSQVLAQDFQTAISLISVGVGIALVPESVSQSERPGVTYCTYIGSNPGASLSLNYRRDNRMPHLFNFLKIAKKVTSARAGLKA
- a CDS encoding helix-turn-helix domain-containing protein translates to MLAEKIPINVKRGDSFDHWHEVTCRNYSVTECRPVSIKHFCAHISVWRFGALVISDLSCSTAVDNLITITRTPAHLRRDCRDDFQLWLITAGSAVFAQGGLEARMQPGDLVLQDQARPFALEFGPRHDAILITIPRPLMISRLPAASKFVARRISGDTNLGKLSAAIIRQSIALGDTSDEVAGRVGSSALDILATTIEVQLAERTDDTTAQTRRLAQVQRFVRANLHNPKLDLDTIAKIQKMSTRTLNRLFASEGTTPIRWLWQQRLAASFNALAEGHVSYVTDAALNFGFSDCAHFSRAFKAAYGQSPQTLIRGRIHPPSGFAGIASDPRR
- a CDS encoding ABC transporter permease subunit — translated: MYAFVRSNASLFAVGVIGIALLIGLPLALDLFALLRATLYVIFAILALSLAFIWGYGGILCFGHSAFFGLGGYAYAVGVLNLGDSTIPMAIAMALPALLAATLGYFMFYARISDVYVGVITLTVTLIFYNVVNSTAGPQYRIGDVPLGGFNGIPNVPALNVPFNPDVVLDPEGMFAVCMVVLILVYFALRALLRMRFGRVLVAIRENESRVEFLGYDARLHKLIAFAIGGAIAGLAGGLFTAWANFISPTAFSVVQSAQIIIWLMVGGVGTLVGPVIGAVLIAWLTASLGSQQTIDANVILGTVLLAFVLLVPKGVAPIVTDRLVPWLLSLRRWPIAVTNAPQKDKP
- a CDS encoding branched-chain amino acid ABC transporter permease codes for the protein MDFVILVGIDFVNGIATLALMSIGLAVVFGMMRIINLAHGEFMVMGSYSAAVATHFHVNIWIAILIVPPITVAIIGLLVERVIMRHLYGRMVETMLATWGLSLFIVGCLTMVFGDHTEGVPAPLPAIKVGDYQASGYGLFVIFMSTVTIAGVYAVLRTTRLGLLARGTMQNAEMAAALGVDTSRIYATTFAFGAGLAGLAGGVLAPISGVFPSIGGSYIGRAFITVIGGGPAPLVGTISASAVFGFVNQLATFVSNPVYGEVALLIGAVILIRLLPNGITGRYFRRAL
- a CDS encoding ABC transporter ATP-binding protein; this encodes MLQVENVHAGYGRIPVLTGINFTLTDGQVIGVLGHNGMGKTTLLKTLVGQTSLTSGAIRFDDADITHKSSFLRARAGIGYVPQGRAIFPKLSALDNLRMGFVPSRDLSEEEAIKGIVTEFPRLASILDRAGGALSGGEQQILALARCLCGRPKLLLLDEPTEGIQPSIVDEILQVLIRLHLERGLAIVVVEQHLDFIRRLSDRVLLIEKGAITGEISPDKVDEVQEYGGYVSAG